CCATAGAAACGAGACAGGAATGAGTTTGTGTCTCGAATCACTAAGGGATGAGACAAATTGCCGTtaggcaaagccaaaaattttaacaaatctactagaaaattgtttttgcacCAGGCTACGAGAGACAGACTTCGGGGTGGGAAGTCTCGTCTCCATGGTAACTAATTTAATGCATCATGGAATAcgcgcctttttcaaaatggttGTTCTTATGCGCTAAATTAGTATAAAATGGGGGTTGGACTATAAATTTGATGCAGTTCATGTTTCGCGAAAATCACgcaaaacaataaattttcattaaatttgatttaatgAGTACCAGGCTAGGCCTAACGTTACCACAGACGTTCTTTCCGCAACAGTTAATTGTTTTGCGCTATTTtcatgaaacatttttataaaCTGTATCAGTTTTATAATCCACCGCCCGTTTTATACTAATTTAGCGCGTAAGAAcaaccattttgaaaaatgcgcGTATTCAATGATGCATTAAATTAGTTACCATGGAGATGAGACTTCCCATCCCGAAGTCTGTCTCTCGTAGGCTGgtgcaaaaacaattttctagtagatttgttaaaatttttggctttgcctaACGGCAATTTGTCTAACCCCTTAGCGATGTAAGGACGCGAGCTTATTCATGTCTCGTATCCATGGTAACGTCTACCGcatttttcccgcattttccCACATTCTAACATAACCCACCTAAACTACTAAGTAACTTAGCTACACGTTaatagggggcattttttttaaaggggggtagtcggatttttttggaacatactgtacatGTCAATAGGCCTCCTGGCCCATTTAGTAGGTCTTGACCTAGAGTCAGCCTGCATGCGACATTCCGTGACTTGTCAGGTCCGCAGTCAACGTCCGCACTTTACCCTGGCCTCGCTATCATTGTAGATGGCGAAACCATTGAGTAGGCCTGGATGCCACGGTACTCGTAGTACGATATACCGTGCAGAAAAAAGCATAATGAATTTTGTCTCGACGTATAAGCGAGAATGTCTCTTGAAAGGAACCTCACCCTTGCACGCCATCGAATCATCTTGGCCAGATACCATTCTAAATTTCAAGTTTCTTCGAATCCCATCATCTGAGTGGGATCCGGTTTTGGCCGCTTTAAGGAAAAACTTttccgtaaaaaaaatttgcgtGACTATCGATGTTGatttgaaatccaaaaacCATATCCACATGACTAAGTTGAAACATCTCCACCCATTTGTCCAAAGTCTGCTCATTCATTTGAATAACAGTCAACATTTAACTGAGCTATTTTTGGTTGGAATACCTTTTAGTGTTGCAGACCTGGATTGTGTCAGTAAGGTATCAATGTTTTTAACAAAATAGGCTTGGATATGAATCAGGAGCAGGTATCACTAGTTTCATAATgacctttttttgttaacgtTTTTTAGGGTATTGTTAATTCAAATTCATTAGAACATATTTGCTTCGCAGAAAGCAAGATTGGTGATAAAGGATTAGCAAAAATTATTGAAGCAGTAAAAGCAAAACCCAATATTGGTACATAGCTTTTAGCATTATTTGGTGACATAATCAACGTTTAACAGAAAAATCTTTGTTTAGCATGCTTGGACTTGAGGAACTCTGGCTTGTCTGATAAAGTTGGCAAACTGCTTGCCTCACTAGTATCTTTTCAGTCTGTTGCTAGAGACAATGCTGCACAGAAAGCATGTTTGTCAGCAGGAGATCCCAATTTAGATCTGATGTGTGGATTAAAGAGGCTTTCTTTGAGTGGTAACAGTCTTTCTGATGCTGTAGGGCATTTGGCATTAGCTCTGTATGAAGATAGTTGGATAAAGGCAATTGACTTGCAATTTTGGTAATTATGAGTTTGTTAGAGCTTTGTCTATAGTCTATTTGGCATTCAACTTATTATTCATAGTAATTTGAGAGATGATCACCTCAATCAGCTTATAGTGGCTGCTGAAAAAAGCTGTTCCTTGGTCTACGTTGACACAAGTAACAATGATGGCTTAAATTCGTCATTGGTGAAGAGGTTGAAAAAAGTTCTGGAGTTTAACGTGCTGAAGCATCCTTACGTCGTCATTCAGCCCATCTCCACTCCGGTGTCAGATCGCTTGGTGTCAAATAGAATAGGGCAAAATGTGCATCGTAATACGTCTTCGAAAGAAATGAAGCTAAATACTAAAACTCAGAATTCTCCCATTAAACCTAGACATGAGTCAAAAAATAAGTATGTCTGTTATAGTCCGTTTATAAGTTTCTAAAACCTATGCAATATTTAAGAAATCACCCATTTCTTTGTTAGAGCAAAGGTATCAAACGATGGATTGGCAAATGATGCATCGTTCAGTCAACTTGTACATCCAAGGTGAATGCTTTTTCTCGTTTGGCCGACCAACCAACGTAAATTTATCAttcattttacttttatttatttacgtatttgtttctttttcagacaTGATAATTTCATGAAGAGAATTTCGCCAAATAATGCGGAGTTGCACATTACTCAAATACATGACGAGGTCAGAACAGTTAAAGCAAAAATTGCGACATTGGAGGAGGAAGTGAGAGAGCTCagtataaaaaacaaaacctgtTCAGGAAGCATGATGATATCGAGCTCGTCCAAATTTGCTGAAAGCGACGCGCTTAGTAGTACTTTTACCCGAAGTGTGCTAATGTGCTTGAGGCGACTTCAGGACTTATTGAGAGAACTGAAGATTACTTCCTCTGTCCCTCACAATTGTCAAGCAAAAGTTCAAGGTCAAGAAATTCAAGTAATTCTCGATGCCGTGTATGCGGCCGCGCGTCAGTTTGACCCTAAAGCAAACCGTGCAAAATCGGAAAAGAACGTGACGAGCGAAAACTGTTCGCTTATGGGAAGCACGAAAACCATAAATTACAAGGTGACAAGGTTATCTGTCCAAGCTTATGGTAATAATCTTATAAATTCCTTTACCTTGTTATAATCAAAAGGTGGAAAAATCAGGTAAAAGTTGCGAAAATACTTCTGGCGACTTTCCCAAAGTTTGCCAAGGCCAAAGTGTGATCTCAGACAAAGAAAATACGACAACAACAGAAGATCTTGCTACACTTTCCCGGAGTATGAGTTTGGTTGAATCTCTATTTAACGGACACTCGCCAAGGAACAATCGTTCACAAATTATGCAAGAACAGTCAGCTGTTAGCCTCCATGATTCATCAAGAAGTACAACAAGCAATCTTCGTGTGAATTCCTTGAAAAGCCTACGAACGAGTTTGGAAGGATTACGTCAAGAGCTTGATAGAAAAAATGATCTATCTATAGATCAAAGGAATTTGATACCTGACTTGACCGACAATAGAAGTGTTTGTTCCCAAGAGCAAGCTGGCTCGCACTACAGTACatgtttcaattctttttgcACATCCAGTGCTTCAAGTCGGCCAATTTCGAACAGCTCAACTGAAATGCGGACTAAAGTTTCAAATGATTCTCTTCCGCATTCTGACAccaaacagacaaaaaaaatttgccttGAAAAAGACAGCATCCCATCGCCACCGTCATCAACCATCAACTTGTCATCTATTGTCGATCTTTTGGGGAACTTCAGCATTGATGATATTGGCAGCAGTACGCTAACACCTCCGTAAATAACGAAGGGAGCAGCGAAAACCATTTATCGTAAAAAAATCTGATAAGTGCGAGTTGCTTTGCTCCATAAAATGCCTCCGTCACTAAAAGAAATTCGCGGTTTTTGCGCCAACGGAAAACGCACAAATATTTTCGTTAAACGTGGCAGTATTCGCGTTCATCAGAATCCATCCTAATTTGGGCGACAAAAACCGTGTACTGAAGACGCAAGCCATTTAATTAGGCAACGCTCAGTTTGATACAAGAGGAAATTCGTTTTAAAGgtgttgttttgattttatttttcttgaatttatttttcgttcgCCAGCTTGAACATAAATGTAAAATTCATATATCTTTGTCCGAAAATGTCGTGCGTCTCTATCGGAGCTTTTGGGTGGAATGTTTTGAAgtaatg
The nucleotide sequence above comes from Daphnia carinata strain CSIRO-1 chromosome 3, CSIRO_AGI_Dcar_HiC_V3, whole genome shotgun sequence. Encoded proteins:
- the LOC130685331 gene encoding protein Cep78 homolog, which codes for MNFVSTYKRECLLKGTSPLHAIESSWPDTILNFKFLRIPSSEWDPVLAALRKNFSVKKICVTIDVDLKSKNHIHMTKLKHLHPFVQSLLIHLNNSQHLTELFLVGIPFSVADLDCVSKGIVNSNSLEHICFAESKIGDKGLAKIIEAVKAKPNIACLDLRNSGLSDKVGKLLASLVSFQSVARDNAAQKACLSAGDPNLDLMCGLKRLSLSGNSLSDAVGHLALALYEDSWIKAIDLQFCNLRDDHLNQLIVAAEKSCSLVYVDTSNNDGLNSSLVKRLKKVLEFNVLKHPYVVIQPISTPVSDRLVSNRIGQNVHRNTSSKEMKLNTKTQNSPIKPRHESKNKAKVSNDGLANDASFSQLVHPRHDNFMKRISPNNAELHITQIHDEVRTVKAKIATLEEEVRELSIKNKTCSGSMMISSSSKFAESDALSSTFTRSVLMCLRRLQDLLRELKITSSVPHNCQAKVQGQEIQVILDAVYAAARQFDPKANRAKSEKNVTSENCSLMGSTKTINYKVEKSGKSCENTSGDFPKVCQGQSVISDKENTTTTEDLATLSRSMSLVESLFNGHSPRNNRSQIMQEQSAVSLHDSSRSTTSNLRVNSLKSLRTSLEGLRQELDRKNDLSIDQRNLIPDLTDNRSVCSQEQAGSHYSTCFNSFCTSSASSRPISNSSTEMRTKVSNDSLPHSDTKQTKKICLEKDSIPSPPSSTINLSSIVDLLGNFSIDDIGSSTLTPP